The Halobacterium litoreum genome includes a region encoding these proteins:
- a CDS encoding HVO_0476 family zinc finger protein produces the protein MSVTAGEHVPVECPSCSPDLETVHEVLTTGGGQATIECTDCGHVHKEAFEDETTVQREVVVSQDGDSFTGKREFDPEETVYEGDEFIVETEETIAQVRVTSIEVGPEDRTTRADAEDIETLWTRAVDNVSVDVTVHPKEGDDEHSRSLTIHVPGDEEFVVGDSVEFGDEEFSVTGIHVRESAVDSYKFPKLGEEGDSVFAKDVKRVYGEDESSRAWSAW, from the coding sequence ATGAGCGTTACCGCTGGGGAGCACGTCCCCGTGGAGTGTCCGTCGTGTTCGCCGGACCTCGAAACCGTGCACGAAGTGTTGACGACCGGCGGGGGACAGGCGACGATAGAGTGTACCGACTGCGGCCACGTCCACAAGGAGGCCTTCGAGGACGAGACGACCGTACAACGAGAGGTCGTCGTCTCGCAGGACGGCGATTCCTTCACCGGGAAGCGGGAGTTCGACCCGGAGGAGACGGTCTACGAGGGCGACGAGTTCATCGTGGAGACCGAGGAGACCATCGCACAGGTGCGCGTGACGAGCATCGAGGTCGGTCCGGAGGACCGGACGACGCGCGCCGACGCCGAAGACATCGAGACGCTGTGGACGCGCGCCGTGGACAACGTCTCCGTGGACGTGACGGTCCACCCGAAGGAGGGCGACGACGAGCACTCGCGGAGTCTCACTATCCACGTGCCGGGCGACGAGGAGTTCGTCGTCGGGGACAGCGTGGAGTTCGGCGACGAGGAGTTCTCCGTGACGGGCATCCACGTCCGGGAGAGCGCCGTCGACTCGTACAAGTTCCCGAAACTCGGCGAGGAGGGCGACTCGGTGTTCGCGAAAGACGTGAAACGCGTCTACGGCGAGGACGAGTCGAGTCGCGCGTGGTCCGCCTGGTAG
- a CDS encoding aminopeptidase, whose product MTELRAAAETAVEQCLGLQPEESCVIVTDDKRQPIGEALYDVASEITEDATIVRYPPGDQHGEEPPAPVAAAMESADVFLAPTTKSLSHTRARGAANEAGARGATLPGITEEVFTTGLDADYETIAQHCEDVLAQVEGADEIRVTTSKGTDITFEPGDRAWRDDTGIVHDDGDFSNLPAGEVFVSPEDANGTYVVDGTMMPHELLADGEELEFEVEDGYVTHISDDDVREQVEAASEEVGRDAYNLAELGIGTNVAVTSLVGSVLLDEKAAGTVHIAIGDDAGIGGDTDAPLHLDGIIREPTVYADGEEVELPRA is encoded by the coding sequence ATGACAGAGTTGCGCGCGGCGGCGGAGACCGCGGTCGAACAGTGCCTCGGCCTCCAGCCCGAGGAGTCCTGCGTAATCGTCACCGACGACAAGCGACAGCCCATCGGCGAGGCGCTCTACGACGTCGCGAGCGAAATCACCGAGGACGCCACTATCGTCCGGTATCCGCCGGGCGACCAGCACGGCGAGGAGCCGCCGGCGCCGGTCGCGGCCGCGATGGAGTCCGCGGACGTGTTCCTCGCGCCGACGACGAAGAGCCTGAGTCACACGCGAGCGCGGGGCGCCGCGAACGAGGCGGGCGCCCGCGGCGCGACGCTCCCCGGCATCACCGAGGAGGTGTTCACCACGGGGCTGGACGCTGACTACGAGACCATCGCCCAGCACTGCGAGGACGTGCTCGCGCAGGTCGAGGGCGCCGACGAGATTCGCGTGACGACGTCGAAGGGGACGGACATCACGTTCGAACCGGGCGACCGCGCGTGGCGCGACGACACCGGCATCGTCCACGACGACGGCGACTTCTCGAATCTCCCCGCGGGCGAGGTGTTCGTCTCCCCCGAGGACGCCAACGGCACGTACGTCGTGGACGGCACGATGATGCCCCACGAACTGCTCGCCGACGGCGAGGAACTCGAATTCGAGGTCGAGGACGGCTACGTCACCCACATCTCTGACGACGACGTGCGCGAGCAGGTCGAAGCAGCCAGCGAGGAAGTCGGCCGGGACGCCTACAACCTCGCGGAACTCGGCATCGGCACGAACGTCGCCGTCACCAGCCTCGTCGGGAGCGTCCTCCTCGACGAGAAGGCCGCCGGCACCGTCCACATCGCCATCGGCGACGACGCCGGCATCGGCGGCGACACCGACGCCCCCCTCCACCTCGACGGCATCATCCGAGAGCCGACCGTGTACGCGGACGGCGAGGAAGTCGAGTTGCCGCGAGCGTAG
- a CDS encoding protein-L-isoaspartate O-methyltransferase family protein: MEFAALRDEMVDALASKGSVDAHPTGTAMREVPRHEFVDAGHRAYTDQAFEHRGTRVLAPTTVGRMVDALLPEPGDDVLVVGAGVGYTVAVLAEIVGAAHVHAVDIDRALVYDARENLADAGYGDVLVDCRDGSDGLPAYAPFDRVLVEAATVEVPRALVDQLADGGRVVYPEGASDQRLVAADGDGVAGVFGPIAFAPLLVDGEQASAVERNRTVREDRERSAARAESRAGWEQEWIDWERR, translated from the coding sequence ATGGAGTTCGCGGCGCTCCGGGACGAGATGGTCGACGCGCTCGCGTCGAAGGGGAGCGTCGACGCGCACCCGACGGGGACGGCGATGCGGGAGGTGCCGCGCCACGAGTTCGTGGACGCGGGCCACCGCGCGTACACCGACCAGGCCTTCGAGCACCGCGGCACGCGAGTGCTCGCGCCCACGACGGTCGGGCGAATGGTGGACGCTCTCCTGCCCGAGCCCGGCGACGACGTGCTCGTCGTCGGCGCGGGCGTCGGCTACACGGTCGCCGTGCTCGCCGAAATAGTCGGTGCCGCACACGTCCACGCCGTCGACATCGACCGCGCGCTCGTGTACGACGCGCGCGAGAACCTCGCGGACGCCGGCTACGGCGACGTGCTCGTGGACTGCCGCGACGGGAGCGACGGCCTCCCGGCGTACGCGCCGTTCGACCGCGTGCTCGTGGAGGCGGCGACCGTCGAAGTACCGCGCGCGCTCGTCGACCAACTCGCAGACGGCGGCCGGGTCGTCTACCCCGAGGGCGCCAGCGACCAGCGACTCGTCGCCGCCGACGGCGACGGCGTCGCCGGCGTGTTCGGCCCCATCGCGTTCGCGCCGCTGCTCGTGGACGGCGAGCAGGCGAGCGCCGTCGAGCGAAACCGGACGGTGCGCGAGGACCGCGAGCGCTCGGCGGCGCGCGCCGAGTCCCGGGCCGGCTGGGAACAGGAGTGGATCGACTGGGAGCGCCGCTAG
- a CDS encoding Ig-like domain-containing protein — MFDPSPYLPDSLHYGAFATDERAIEGLPVRLVIAFVVGVATLSVMLSMVSGVNTLGVSELDAKPSPDVVTPGDQTIDVTAVDADGDPVSGATVVVKAGTADVDGVATATTGDDGVATLDVAPELGPNQAEGTLKISLKPPAGTEYVDRRENTAVLVVAD, encoded by the coding sequence ATGTTCGACCCGAGTCCGTACCTGCCTGATTCGCTGCACTACGGCGCGTTCGCGACCGACGAGCGCGCAATCGAGGGGCTGCCGGTGCGCCTCGTCATCGCGTTCGTCGTCGGCGTCGCGACGCTCAGCGTGATGCTCAGCATGGTGTCGGGCGTGAACACGCTCGGCGTCAGCGAACTCGACGCGAAACCCAGCCCCGACGTGGTGACGCCCGGCGACCAGACCATCGACGTGACCGCGGTGGACGCCGACGGCGACCCCGTCTCGGGCGCGACTGTCGTCGTGAAAGCCGGCACCGCCGACGTCGACGGCGTCGCCACCGCTACCACCGGCGACGACGGCGTCGCGACGCTCGACGTCGCGCCCGAACTCGGCCCGAACCAGGCCGAGGGAACCCTGAAAATATCGCTGAAACCGCCTGCTGGCACAGAGTACGTCGACCGCCGCGAGAACACGGCGGTGCTGGTGGTCGCGGACTAG
- the pcm gene encoding protein-L-isoaspartate O-methyltransferase — MTLADDRAELADALAARPNVTDRVADAIRAVPRHEFLDDDQRHAAYDDRPLEIGEGQTVSAPHMVAIVASVLDLQEGEAVLEIGAGCGYHAAVTAELVGAENVHSVEYVQSLAERARENLASMGYGDVSVRVGDGHDGWPERAPYDAAYLTCAAPSLPDAVVDQVRDGGRLVAPLGTDRQRLVYAAKREDGTLDERDEGAVRFVRMQGGE, encoded by the coding sequence ATGACGCTCGCCGACGACCGAGCGGAACTGGCCGACGCGCTCGCCGCGCGCCCGAACGTCACCGACCGGGTGGCGGACGCGATTCGCGCGGTGCCACGCCACGAATTTCTCGACGACGACCAGCGACACGCCGCGTACGACGACCGCCCGCTCGAAATCGGGGAGGGGCAGACGGTGAGCGCACCGCACATGGTCGCCATCGTCGCCAGCGTCCTCGACTTGCAGGAGGGCGAGGCGGTGCTCGAAATCGGCGCGGGGTGTGGCTACCACGCCGCCGTCACCGCCGAACTGGTCGGCGCGGAGAACGTCCACTCGGTGGAGTACGTCCAGTCGCTCGCCGAGCGAGCGCGAGAGAACCTCGCGAGCATGGGCTACGGCGACGTCTCGGTTCGCGTCGGCGACGGCCACGACGGGTGGCCCGAGCGCGCGCCCTACGACGCCGCCTACCTGACGTGTGCCGCGCCCAGCCTCCCGGACGCCGTCGTCGACCAAGTCCGAGACGGAGGTCGGCTGGTCGCGCCACTCGGGACCGACCGGCAGCGCCTCGTGTACGCCGCAAAACGCGAGGACGGCACGCTGGACGAACGCGACGAGGGCGCGGTGCGGTTCGTCCGGATGCAGGGCGGCGAGTAG
- a CDS encoding ATP-binding protein, protein MDVLGGDGRPHGTLGHYLAADGSVGERVGVDLSGPHAGVVVGKRGSGKSYTLGVLAEALTDASGVAPVVVDPMGAFGGLSAAGIEVVRARTRASALPPRAWCDLLGLDATSPAGTLVWRAAEAETTLDGMRSWVESRDADPAAVRAASNHLALAASWDCFSPSAPGVASLLDGGAVLDCTHLQGAALRAVVYAVATALYRAAVDDRASRLPWLLVDEAHACASGVAASAVETLFTRGRAPGASVVLATQRPSALPEVAVSQSDLLVAHRLTSERDVAALADARPTFLSGDVASRLPHSTGDALVVDDATEAACSVRVRERRTEHEGRSASANAPTNRRNLT, encoded by the coding sequence ATGGACGTACTCGGTGGCGACGGGCGACCGCACGGCACGCTCGGGCACTACCTCGCGGCGGACGGGAGCGTCGGCGAGCGCGTGGGCGTCGACCTCTCGGGGCCGCACGCGGGCGTCGTCGTGGGAAAGCGCGGGAGCGGGAAGTCCTACACGCTCGGCGTGCTCGCCGAGGCGCTGACGGACGCGTCGGGCGTCGCGCCCGTTGTCGTGGACCCGATGGGGGCGTTCGGCGGGCTGTCGGCGGCGGGAATAGAGGTAGTTCGGGCGCGCACGCGAGCGAGCGCGCTGCCGCCGCGGGCGTGGTGTGACCTGCTCGGTTTGGACGCGACGAGTCCGGCGGGGACGCTGGTGTGGCGGGCGGCCGAAGCCGAGACGACACTCGACGGGATGCGGTCGTGGGTCGAGTCGCGGGACGCCGACCCGGCGGCGGTGCGGGCGGCGTCGAACCACCTCGCACTCGCGGCGTCGTGGGACTGCTTCAGCCCGAGCGCGCCGGGCGTCGCGTCGCTGCTCGACGGCGGCGCGGTGCTGGACTGCACGCACCTGCAGGGCGCGGCGCTCCGGGCGGTCGTGTACGCCGTCGCGACGGCGCTGTATCGGGCGGCGGTCGACGACCGCGCGAGCCGGCTCCCGTGGTTGTTAGTGGACGAGGCGCACGCGTGCGCGAGCGGTGTCGCGGCGTCGGCGGTGGAGACGCTGTTCACGCGCGGGCGAGCGCCCGGCGCGAGCGTCGTGCTCGCGACCCAGCGCCCGAGCGCGCTCCCGGAGGTGGCGGTCTCGCAGTCCGACCTGCTCGTCGCGCACCGACTGACGAGCGAGCGCGACGTGGCGGCGCTCGCCGACGCGCGACCGACGTTCCTCTCGGGCGACGTGGCGTCCCGGCTCCCGCATTCCACGGGGGACGCGCTGGTGGTCGACGACGCGACGGAGGCGGCGTGTTCGGTTCGCGTGCGCGAGCGACGGACCGAGCACGAAGGTCGTAGCGCATCCGCAAACGCGCCGACGAACCGTCGAAACCTTACTTAA
- a CDS encoding methyltransferase domain-containing protein has product MDYRELLLLRAARETGVLDALVSDADTPSDVAESAGITPRAAELTVDALCDMGLLERVSDGVEPTNRMLGFITKTDVRSIGTLPQRLDHVDALVALPETMERGHPPKPRGDELRNRLGAAAAEDDASVRAAVTAAVREHADADSVLVVAGAGHHAREFARRGFDVTLLAEPGVVDAVEPLLDSERVELVAGDPLEGIESDFDLVFHAGVAREHGAEENRRLLEAARDATAEGGYAVHVDVLRGETPDAAVTAELLATTDAGECHAAATLGEWFGDAGFEGVRESDVPGTAYRLVAGRRRAVE; this is encoded by the coding sequence ATGGACTACCGCGAACTGCTGTTGCTGCGGGCGGCCCGCGAGACGGGCGTGCTGGACGCGCTCGTCTCCGACGCCGACACGCCGAGCGACGTCGCCGAGAGCGCGGGCATCACGCCGCGTGCGGCCGAACTCACCGTCGACGCGCTCTGTGACATGGGGCTGTTGGAACGCGTGAGCGACGGCGTCGAACCGACCAACCGGATGCTCGGGTTCATCACGAAGACGGACGTGCGCTCTATCGGCACGCTCCCCCAACGGCTCGACCACGTGGACGCGCTCGTCGCGCTCCCGGAGACGATGGAGCGCGGCCACCCGCCGAAGCCCCGGGGCGACGAACTCCGGAACCGGCTCGGCGCGGCCGCCGCCGAGGACGACGCGAGCGTGCGCGCCGCGGTCACGGCCGCGGTCCGCGAGCACGCCGACGCGGACTCCGTGCTCGTCGTCGCGGGCGCCGGCCACCACGCCCGCGAGTTCGCGCGCCGCGGGTTCGACGTGACGCTGCTCGCCGAACCGGGCGTCGTGGACGCCGTCGAACCCCTGCTGGACAGCGAGCGCGTCGAACTTGTCGCCGGCGACCCCCTCGAAGGAATCGAGAGCGACTTCGACCTCGTGTTCCACGCCGGCGTCGCCCGCGAGCACGGCGCCGAGGAGAACCGACGCCTGCTCGAAGCCGCGCGAGACGCGACTGCCGAGGGCGGGTACGCCGTCCACGTCGACGTGTTGCGGGGCGAGACGCCGGACGCCGCCGTGACCGCGGAACTGCTCGCGACGACCGACGCCGGCGAGTGCCACGCGGCCGCGACGCTCGGCGAGTGGTTCGGGGACGCCGGCTTCGAGGGCGTCAGGGAGAGCGACGTCCCGGGGACGGCGTACCGACTCGTCGCGGGGCGCAGGCGCGCAGTTGAATAG
- a CDS encoding helix-turn-helix transcriptional regulator produces MSASSGVLQVVHKRLDILRYVCDQHPSKRKLADAASKSRATVDRAVRELEEHDLVYRTDGQCKPTLAGAKACELYVDVEESFAVLDDVTPELSALSPDADLPSTLFRDGSVFQPPARAPYERIEPLYEDLSRADSLVAVTRVFLSPYVDQTMSRGASGEMDLELLVDEEMIDAMPDAQHSVLRECIDSGATVYAVDEPPDYTLFLVDGERLYVALYADSNHLSAVIQNTGTRAVEWAADRLSRLQRRATQLSAASV; encoded by the coding sequence ATGTCGGCCAGTTCCGGGGTTCTCCAGGTCGTTCACAAGCGCTTGGACATACTGCGGTACGTCTGCGACCAACACCCCTCCAAACGGAAGTTAGCGGACGCAGCCTCGAAATCGCGCGCGACGGTCGACCGGGCTGTCCGCGAACTCGAAGAGCACGACCTCGTGTATCGGACGGACGGCCAGTGTAAGCCGACACTCGCCGGAGCGAAGGCCTGTGAACTGTACGTCGACGTCGAGGAGTCGTTTGCCGTCCTCGACGACGTAACACCGGAACTGTCGGCTCTCTCACCGGACGCGGACCTGCCGTCTACCCTCTTCCGTGACGGCTCGGTGTTTCAACCGCCGGCGCGTGCTCCGTACGAGCGAATCGAACCCCTTTACGAGGACCTCAGCCGGGCAGATTCGCTGGTCGCGGTCACCCGCGTATTCCTCTCACCGTACGTGGACCAAACCATGTCTCGTGGAGCGAGCGGCGAGATGGACCTCGAGTTACTGGTCGACGAAGAGATGATCGATGCGATGCCGGACGCACAGCATTCGGTACTCCGCGAGTGCATCGACTCCGGAGCGACAGTGTACGCCGTGGACGAACCTCCCGACTATACACTCTTCCTCGTCGACGGCGAACGGCTCTACGTCGCGCTGTACGCCGACTCGAATCACCTTTCGGCGGTGATTCAGAACACGGGAACCCGGGCTGTCGAGTGGGCGGCCGACCGACTCTCGCGGCTCCAACGCCGGGCCACCCAACTCTCGGCGGCGTCAGTTTGA